The Phyllopteryx taeniolatus isolate TA_2022b chromosome 19, UOR_Ptae_1.2, whole genome shotgun sequence genome includes the window cactggtgaaaaacctttcgcctgctcaatttgtggtcaAACATTCTCTGTGAATGGacacttaaaaagacacacaagaacacatactggggagaaaccttttgcctgctttgTTTGTGGTACAAGATTCTCTCGAAAGGAACATTTGGCATCacacacgagaacacacaccggagagaaaccttttgcctgctctgtTTGTGGTCAAACATTCACTAAGAATGGAAGCTTAAAAAGGCACACAAGAATGcatactggtgagaaacctttctcctgctcagtttgtgggcaaaCATTCTACGACAATGGGctcttaaaaacacacacaagaacacacactggggagaaacctttttcctgctcaatttgtggtcaAGCATTCTCTCAGAACGGTCTCTtaagaagacacacaagaaaacatactggggagaaacctttttcctgctcaattTGCGGTAAAGGATTCTCTGGAAAGCGAgagttaaaaatacacacaagaaaccACACTGGAGACAAACCatttgtctgctcagtttgtggccaggGATTCGCTCAGAATGGACACTTAAAAGCACACACCAGAAAACATACTGGTGAaaaacccttttcctgctcagtttgtggtcaaacattCTCTGAGAATGCAATCTTAAGAAGACataaaagaacacacactggggagaaacctttcacctgctcagtttgtggccaacgATTCACTCAGAAAGGAAGCTTAAAAATTCACACAAGAAttcacactggagagaaaccttttgcctgctcagtttgtggcaaacGATTCTCAGTTAATCGAGacctaaaaatacacacaagaaaccacactggagaaaaaccttttgtctgctcagtttgtggccaagtATTTACTCATAAGGGACacttaaaattacacacaagaaaacacacaggTGAAAAACCTTTTCCCTGCTCACTCTGTGGCAAGAGATTCTCTTATAAGGGAACCCTAAATAGCCAcagaagaacacacactggggagaaacctttttcctgttcagtttgtggccGACGATTCTCTCAGAAGAAATATGTTAAGACACACAAATGTGTTGGTGTGAATAGCAATGACCAATGAaggtttcgcctctcatccgagcaggcttcatccgTTCATGCACCAAAGCTAGATAAGGACAGCTCTAGCCCGATTCCTGTGCGATGTCCAAGGCAACCAGAAGAATACAGTTGTGATCGAGTCAATGCTCttagaatgaaatgacctggatgaatgaaaatattcatAGACATGatgtttaattcattcactgccagcctttccAGTTAACGTGGATATTCGACTTCTACatctgtcaatggcagtgaattaatCTTGAATCTAATGACTTTAAATCTACATTTGTTATATgctatgtacttttttttcaatgtctccTGTGGACAAGTGTTGAGAATTAGCGCTTAGTGCTAAAACATTTGTAGCAATACTCCTgctttgtccaatgtttttgtgatgtgcatATCAAATAAGCAAACAATAGATTGAAATAGACTGAGGGAAAACTTTTGACTCTGTGGTAAGACGGAAAATTGCCCATGTGATCCTGAATAAAATGGACAGATTTTCTAATGTAattatcacattgtacagtttctCATCTATGCCAATGCCAATGCAGATGACCATAGTAGAAGTCAGAAAGTTACACAACTGGCTGAGTTTCGGCGTTAAAAGGCATTGTGTCCTTCCAGATTTCGGAGCCAACAATATTGAATGGGACGCTCCGACTTGCCACAGTTTGttgtaaatacagtactgtCTATTTCGTGCtgaccaataaagttttttttttgtcaacgagCTTGACAGCAGTCTTCTTCAATATCACCTTATAAGGGCCCGATCCATCCACCACCATGATACACACACCCATtgtatgtcacacttaacattcctgtcttggaatgtcaatggccttcgatcacaggcaaagagaattacgattatggattataccacTAAACCTCCACTAAACTAGACCTCCTccccataaaagactacttttcaaaataaatagtacagtacttTGTTCTCGTTGACATGTGGAGGCtgaaaaagagaatacacatttttctcgtcagttcaacgctctttctcaagaatagatttctttctttcaaacaattcggcaaCTCAAagaatttctcccaaaatacatCGAATCGTCATCAGCGACCaacaatttctctcaatctaaaagttgaaccaaatttgggacccccaccaccaacatggcgcttcaacacgtccctattgaaggaccaAGATTTggattctttcgtgaggaaaGAAGGGGAcgagtttttgaaattcaacgactccccaaccatatccccatctttGTTGTGAGAAACCCGGGAAAGCTGttttgagaggtcgaatcaCAACATATTCTtcgtataagaaaaaacaagaacaaaaattgggaaaaaaaattaaacacctcacagaagaatacgcaattaatccgacagatacgcttagaaaccaacttcaaaaggcaaaacatcaattagatgttatcttatcaaaaataacagattttctacaacaacagttaagatacactaactttgagtacaataataaattgggaaaattccttgcaaaccaacttcagcgcaataaagaaaagtcattaattacagccatttaagattcaaatggcaactgtacacagtcaccgctagaaatgaatttaatttttcacaatttttatagcatcttatacgcatcttcgaacaacccagatcaaaaagaaattgaaacttttattcaggatctaaacatccatccatccatccattttctacactgctttatcctcactagggtcgcgggcgtgccggagcccatcccagccgtcttcaggcgagaggcggggtacaccctggactggtcaccagccaatcgcagggcacatataaacaaacaatcatttgcacacacattcacacttaagggcaatttagacatccctcaattaaataaACATATTAAAGACAgtcttgatgttcctttaaccatcacagaattacataaccgattgaaaaatatgcaatcaggacgggcgcctggcccggacggaatccccgttgaattcattaaacatttttggccaacaCTCGCGCCTCTAttaacagtcaaggagataaacgataaaggtagaattagtagccatatgaacacagcttcaattaaccCCACTCTCCCAGCGAATTATCGGCTCTTATCACTGGTTAATGTAGATATCGAGATTATCTCGAAAGtcctcgcagcgagacttgaaaaggtacttccgtttataatccactatgaccagacaggcttcattaaaggtagaagttccacaaataatatcagacgtctgttgaatttaataagcatgtcacagcgtaaaaatctaaacgcaatcatcatgtcacttgacacagagaaagctttcaataaagttaactgggctttcctgtttgcagtactttgcaaatttgactttggagattcatttaaacattggatagcaacattgtacaattcgccgaaagcgacagtcaccacaaataggattacttcgcaaagttttacattacaaagaggaaccagaaaaggatgtccactctcacccatgctatttgcaatattcatcgaacctcttgctgtcGCTaaacgtcagaatgctaatattaaatgtatctcctcactagtgacagaacacaaaatcaatctataaactgatgatattcttctttacttacaagaacccaagtattctcttcaggcagtcttcaatctcattaaaacattttcacaaatatcagactactcttTTAACTggacaaagttcaaaagccagcatctgtgatggtgtggggctgtgttagtgccaatggcatgggtaacttggacatctgtgaaggcaccattaatgctgaaaggtacatacaggttttggagaaacatatgctgccatccaagcaaagtctttttcatggatgcccctgcttatttcagcaagacaatgccaaaccacattctgcacgtgttacaacagtgtggcttcgtagtaaaagtgtgcgggtactagactggcctgcctgcagtacagacctgtctcccattgaaaatgtgtggcgcattatgacctgaacattaaataccttgtctttgtagtgtattcaattaaatataggtcaaacatgatttgcaaatcattttattctgtttttatttatgtttaacgcaacgtcccaactttattggaattggggttgtattttcatgctatatgggaatgcacaccaattcaatgcttttggtctttggTTACACAAAAACGCTAATATATTCTGAACtccaggattccactttccccaagattgtgcatacttggcgacttaagcataatcgacctccctaataaatattcacgaTCATTACTtctcgcgttagctaccgctgAGCACATAGCACCCGACCCCCTTGGCCGCTCCCACAggcggtgagcccatgggaaggggaacccacgTTGCCTTTTAGggcaagcggtacagaaaatggatggacatcttAAGGAACTTGAAAGTTGAGTTTCTTACAGCATCGAAGTTGTGTTTTTGTACGAATGTAACAGTAAAAATCCACAGTTAATTTTAAACCAGATACACATAATAAATACATGATAATATTCAGATAATAAGTCTGAAGCATTTTTATTACaacatggttgtttttttgttaacacCCTGCTGAAAAAACAGCATAGCTCACCACCATATActgtttttgctgtgttttcatGCCAGTAGGGCAACCAAAGCCTGCTGGACTTGCTAGTGTCATTATCACATATTTGTTTAGTGGGTTGGGATGCTCGTGAGTTAGCATGTTAGTATGTTAGCACTTAAACCCATCTGTTTTCCCTTGAGGGCCAGGTTtaccatttaatttttttaaattcaccttTGTAGTCCTTTCTGGTCTTATCTGAAGTCACTTGGTTTAGTCCTTAATCCAATCACTTCACTTGAATTTCTGGACTCAAGCAAAGAAATCATAGTTAGTAGGCAGTATTCAATTTCTAATGTtaacagacaatttctcaatggacagttttgttattgtgagcatatgctgcagcaataatactgGTTTGGAGGTAGAGTATGTATAttaatgtaaacattggatggacgGGGGCTAGAAGTGCACAGTAATAAATTATTTGACTCtctctttttcacaaaaacttgTGGGAAGACAGACAGAAACTACTAAAACTTATCGAGAAGGACTCGGCAAGAGTCAAGAACAAGAAGGTTTAGAACAGGTTTTTCGGTTCCCCTGCTTTTGCCTCTTTGCCCCACCTGTACCGTGAACCTTCATACAATACAGCGAGTCTTCTTGCAATACCATGAGTTTTCCCACAATATcgcaataattataataataattaatcggtggcgaacaaaagtgtgtcttaactttgttgaaATGACTGActagtcgcctcagtgcaacaccgcccggaacttcagtcaagtcaactctCACTCAACTGGTTGAGTGAAACAGTAAAATACGTCTCGGCCAACATTGAGAcggctaacaagttaaacgggtGGTCACACTtgtgcactgatggtttttagtgtttattttagtcttcaaaccaacttAAGCGCAaatgacagaaacaaaaaaaaaagcttaacattgagctaaaaacttcactgtagcaactttacatcacaatgaattgggagaaaattcacataaacgttgtctcacagtatcacaaacactagcCTTGTGCCTCATTGGTGAAAATCGGGAAATTAATCAGCaatttatagcatttggttccatccatttacaATGATATATATCACCGGTATCgtttgaagttacttttcggGCCAAAAGGCTgtgttccggtgcgtacccttcaaaataaaaggctccaagcttaaaacaggaagtcaagttaaaacttgcacatataaaccatttgacgtggtgaaaaagtgtcaaataacgattttaacaatgctatatttaacttttaggtaaaacattaattaatgaatattgaGTCAATttggttagttccacacacattgccttttagttaatcggtttgatattgatactggttacaAAGAaacccgagtcaaatgttcattttagtctatgctgcaggctgctaagaaaatggatgttcataatttggacaccctttatttaaaccatgcaaacattttttgacCCAGACCCTAAAataatcggaatcgagaattgtttggaatcggaatcaaaataaggaaccggaacaACGCAACAATTTCTCTCAACCTAAAAATTTAGTCAAATCTGGGACTTCCGCCAACATGGTGCTTtaacacgtccctattgaaaGACCCAGACTTTGATTCATTTATGAGGAAAGAATGGGACGACTTTTTGAAATTCAatgactccccaaccatatccccatctctgctgtgggaaaccgggaaatcTGTAATGAGAGGTCcaatcatatcatactctttgtacaagaaaaaaacaataactaaaattagaaaatgaaattgaggtaaaaattaaacatctcacagaagaatatgcaattaatctgacagataacttcaaaaggcaaaacatcaattagacgtcatcttatcaaaaaataaattttttacaacaacagttaagatacactaactttgagtacaataattaATCTGGCAAATGTCTTGCGAagcaacttcagcgcaataaaggaaaaacatgaattactgccattcaagattcaaacggcagctgtacacagtcaccgctagaaataaatgaaatattttacaattattatagcagcttatacgtATCTTCAAGaaacccagaccaaaaagaaattgaaacttttattaaagaTCTAAACAGTCCTCAATTAAATTGAGAAATTAAAGACAGTCTTGATGCTcgtttaaccatcacagaattacctagtgcattaaaaaaatctgcaattagGAAGAGCacctggcccggacggaatctccggcaaattcattaaacatttctggccaatacttGCGCCTCTATTTTCCAGAACACtcaaggagataaacgataaaggtcaaataagtagccatatgaacacagcacAAACAAGCACAACATTTCACGAACATGCTAATGTTGCATATTATTAATACGCTATCTTTCAATTGTGCACTATCGAAGGTCTCAGTTTAGCGGACCATGTTAACCCCTGGGGCAGGCGAGCGCTTGGTCTTGTCATGAGATGGGAATTTTAAAACAGGACACGACGCCTAAGGGGGGGGCAATTTTACAACGGGACTTGCATCCTGAGAGCAGAGGGTTGACTAATTTACAgtgtgtacggaaagtattcagacccccttaaatttttgactctttgttatattgcagccatttgctaaaatcatctaagttcattttttcccacattaatgtacacacagcaccccatattgacagaaaaaaaacagaattgttgaaatttttgcagatttattaaaaaagaaaaactgaaatatcacacagccataagtattcagaccctttgcccaGTATTTAGGGGTCGCATATCACCCAGAGTCCTACTGTATAAAGACTAATGTTCGGGTTGTGCGTGCCATTTGCTCTGATTGACATGTAGCTGGACACAAGAGTTTGTGCAATAAAACTTTTTGATCAACAACTCTTTGTGTGACAAAGCCCCTTCTTCCATCACCCCTTCCCACGCTCAGGATGGCTGGGTGATATGTACTCATGCTCACagaaaattcagaaaaaaaagtaactattgtatGACAAGAAGGCTAACTCGTCTTCCGGCTTCCATGACAAAAGAAAGATGATACACATCTCTGTTATCTTTTGAAACTCCTACTCAACCATAGCTTTTGTAAATCCTACTTGATATAATAGATACTCAAAGACAGGTTTCTTTTGGGGACAAgatcaccaacaaacaaacgaacCGGGGTGAAGGAATTCCTCAGAGGATTTTTCTTCCTCCCTGATGAGGCTAGTGATAACCCACCTCCcgcccctgttactatgactgccaggtccccgactggcactGCACCccactgcacctcaacgcacccggcggCCAGTactaatacttaactatatggTTGAGTATGGTTTAATTTACAAAACAATGGTAGCTATATGAATATGTCGTACACAAAAAGAGGGATGTGCCGGTGAGGCCGGTCAACAGCACAGTAATCCTGATCACCCACTTTATTTCATGATCTGATGCCTGCAAGGATGAAAGACATGGGCAATGAAATGGATCTGATGTTAATCCTTGGGGAGCTGTAGCAAACTCTTACCTTCATTCTTAAGATACTCTTATAAATGTTGGTCACAAAGAGAGAGACTGCTGACAATAGAAGTGAGTCCATTGATGACATCACTGCAGCAGTTGTTGCAGAAATACCAATAATGGATATGTAATTTGGGGTGAGGTGCTGCAAAGCAATGGGCATGATCAGACTGGTCTCTCCGCGTTCAAATGGAGATGGGGAGCCATATCCCGTCTTATTCCAGTCTATTGCAAAACATAAAGTTTGGACATTGAAAATGAGCAAGAATTCACAATACGTTTTTCTCCTTCTGTACCTGTCGATACTGCAACTGCTCCAATCAAGACAGCTGGGATTGCAAAGATGATGACAATGGGAGCGGCAATGAAGCCGACCATCCTGGCCGTGGCTGAGGAAGAGGCTGACAGGATCCTCTGGTGGTAGTCTTGACAGGCCAAGTTTcccaaaatctaaaataaaaaatctcttaTCTGCAAATACCTGCTGTCAATATAGTCACCAAGGtgcaccttatcatggtggaggggtttgtgtgtcccaatgatcctaggagctaagttatctggggcttcacgcctcTGGTAGGGTCactcatggcaaacaggtcctaggtgagggaccagacaaagcacagctcccaAATCCCCGATGAAGAATACATTAagtggatctaggtttcccctGCTCGGACACAGGTCATCGGGGCcctcctctggagccaggcctggaggtggggctcgaaggtgagcacCTGGTGGGGcacagccgggcacagcccgaaagggtaacgtgggtcccccttcccatgagctcaccacctgtgagaggggccataggggtcgggtgcagtgtgagctgggcggtggccgaaggcggggaccttggcgatccgatccccggctacagaaactggctttagggacgtggaatgtcacctctctggcagggaaggagccagagcTTGTGTGTGAGGTttagaagttccgactagatataggttcacctccacacatggcttgggctctggtaccagtcctcttgagacgGGTtgaactcttttccactctggagttgcccgtggtgagaggcaccgagcaggtgtgggtataatTATAGCCCCCCGGCtgggcgcctgtacattggggttcaccctggtggatgagagggtaaactccctccgcctttgggtgcggggacgggtcctgactgttgtttgtgcctatgcaccaaatgGCAGTTCATAGTACCCACCCTTGGGACCTGGAAGtgggtgattgggaggaacgccccccccccccatatcagaacgcgagtggtgttctgttattagacttctgagctcaccatggattgtccataatgaacaccacgttcaagcataagggtgtccacacgtgcacttggcacccggacacccgaggtcgcagttcgatgatcgactttgtggtcgtttcgtcggacttgcggccgcaagtctgggtcgctcgggtgaagagaggggccgacctgtcaactgatcaccacctggtgagggtctgctgggaacgtctggcagaatcccctgtcagaaggagtttcaactcccacctacgGCAGAACTTTACCCACGTCTcggggaaggcgggggacattgagtccgagtggaccatgttccgcgcctctattgcagaggcggccgaccggagctgttgccgtaaggtagtcggtgcctgtcgtggcggcaatgcccgaacccgttggtggataccagcggtgagggatgccgtcaagctgaagaaggagtcccatcgggcctttttggcctgtgggactccagaggcagctgatgggtcccggctggccaagcggaaggcagctttggtggtcgctgaggcaaaaaatcaggcatgggaggagttcggtgaggccatggagaacgatttccgGACAGCTTCAAGGAAatcctggtccaccatccggcatcttaggagggggaagcagtgcactatcaacactgtgtatattggggatggggtgctcctgacctcgactcgggatgttctgagtcggtggggagaatactttgaagacctcctcaattccaccgacacaccttcccatgaggaagcagagtctgggttctctgaggcgggctctcctatctttagggttgaggtcactgaggtggttaaaaaggtcCTCGGTGGAAGGTCCccgtgggtggatgagattccaaaaaggctctggatgttgtggggctgtcctggttgacacgcctctgcaacatcatgtGGACGCCAGGGACAGTGcctttggattggcagactggggtggtggtccccctttttaagaagggggaccggagggtgtgttccaactacagggggctcacactcctcagcctccctggtaaggtctgttcaggggtactggagaggagggtccgtcgggaagtcaaatctcagattcaggaggagcagtgtggttttcgtccttgcAGTGGAACACTGGAACAGCTCTTCACCCTTGAGGGTCCTCGAGGGCGCATGGGAGTctgtccaaccagtctacatatgttttgtggagttggagaaggcgttcgaccatgtccctcgtggagtcctgttgggggtgcttcgggagtatggggtaccgaaccccctgatatgggctgtacgaccagtgtcagagtttggtacacattgccggcagtaagtcggactcgtttccagggagggttggactcccccaaggctgccctttgtcaccgattctgttcataatttttatggacagaatttctatgtGCAGCGGAGGCATAGAGttggtccagtttggtggcctcagtattgcatctttgttttttgcagatgatatggttctgttggcttcatcaggccgtgatatccaactctcactggagcggttcgcagcagagtgtgaagtggctgggatgagaatcagcacctctaaatctgagaccatgtcctcagtcggaaaagggtggagtaccctctccaggtcagggatgagatccttccccaagtggaggagttcaagtatcttggggtcttgttcacgagtgagagaagaatggaacgggatcagtgcagcgtctgcagtgatgcggactttgtatcggtcccttgtggtgaagaaggagctaagccgaaaggcgaagctctctatttaccggtcgagctacgttcctaccctcatctatggtcaggAGTTGTGGgacgtgaccgaaagaacaagatcctggatacaagcagacaaaattagtttcccccacagggtgtctgggctctcccttagagatcaggtgtgaagctcagtcatccgggaggggctcagagtagagccgctgctcctccgcattgagaggagccagatgaggtggcacgGGCATCTGATTAGTATGCCTCCAgggcgcctccctggtgaggagaacctggggatgacccaggatacactggagagactacgtctctcggcttgcctgggaacgcctcgagatcccctcggaagagttgtaggaagtggctgtggagagggaagtctgggcttccctgctgaagctattgccgtgacccgacctcggataagcgggatgagagtatggatggatggatggatgaatagatgtACAGCAGATATTAAaattctacacacccctgttcaaatgccaatggaaaaaaaaaattaaaccaaaCTAAGTTAAGACTT containing:
- the LOC133469506 gene encoding gastrula zinc finger protein XlCGF57.1-like isoform X2, which translates into the protein MYLDDSGYLCPEQQQQDAPHIKEEAKDEVHHIKEEEELQPLYIKTEEAEEAITKLPSTVVLLKSEDEDEPSEENRRALPPSNSSCSSQHMTTEGDGDHRGGSRADCLLAPLSNSDDTTSHSSDYDEDEEQSGGHKAGHTDNKDRKCSQCGKAFAYKSILRRHVRTHTGDKPFSCSVCGHKFSARLNLRIHTRTHTGEKPFACSICGQTFSVNGHLKRHTRTHTGEKPFACFVCGTRFSRKEHLASHTRTHTGEKPFACSVCGQTFTKNGSLKRHTRMHTGEKPFSCSVCGQTFYDNGLLKTHTRTHTGEKPFSCSICGQAFSQNGLLRRHTRKHTGEKPFSCSICGKGFSGKRELKIHTRNHTGDKPFVCSVCGQGFAQNGHLKAHTRKHTGEKPFSCSVCGQTFSENAILRRHKRTHTGEKPFTCSVCGQRFTQKGSLKIHTRIHTGEKPFACSVCGKRFSVNRDLKIHTRNHTGEKPFVCSVCGQVFTHKGHLKLHTRKHTGEKPFPCSLCGKRFSYKGTLNSHRRTHTGEKPFSCSVCGRRFSQKKYVKTHKCVGVNSNDQ
- the LOC133469506 gene encoding gastrula zinc finger protein XlCGF57.1-like isoform X1 → MCAGRTAELWGPKPRQSQHLDAVCTKPRVGSSSADDSGYLCPEQQQQDAPHIKEEAKDEVHHIKEEEELQPLYIKTEEAEEAITKLPSTVVLLKSEDEDEPSEENRRALPPSNSSCSSQHMTTEGDGDHRGGSRADCLLAPLSNSDDTTSHSSDYDEDEEQSGGHKAGHTDNKDRKCSQCGKAFAYKSILRRHVRTHTGDKPFSCSVCGHKFSARLNLRIHTRTHTGEKPFACSICGQTFSVNGHLKRHTRTHTGEKPFACFVCGTRFSRKEHLASHTRTHTGEKPFACSVCGQTFTKNGSLKRHTRMHTGEKPFSCSVCGQTFYDNGLLKTHTRTHTGEKPFSCSICGQAFSQNGLLRRHTRKHTGEKPFSCSICGKGFSGKRELKIHTRNHTGDKPFVCSVCGQGFAQNGHLKAHTRKHTGEKPFSCSVCGQTFSENAILRRHKRTHTGEKPFTCSVCGQRFTQKGSLKIHTRIHTGEKPFACSVCGKRFSVNRDLKIHTRNHTGEKPFVCSVCGQVFTHKGHLKLHTRKHTGEKPFPCSLCGKRFSYKGTLNSHRRTHTGEKPFSCSVCGRRFSQKKYVKTHKCVGVNSNDQ